The Megachile rotundata isolate GNS110a chromosome 8, iyMegRotu1, whole genome shotgun sequence genome has a segment encoding these proteins:
- the RNaseZ gene encoding ribonuclease Z isoform X2: protein MMFFTEQINYLFNCGEGTQRLCQEHRCRLSKMDHIFLTSLNWKNVGGLVGLILTAQDNGVSHVNIHAPEGIETFVDTVKSFISLNNMKISYPSITTSEPFKDNIMTIHYVPLTKSLKDTEENIDENQYELNTNGKRLTNSETSMENYINTGKRIKIAPEVVCYICEVHPKRGKLLIDKCLEYGIEAGPERRLLKDGGSITKEDGTVIESKDVCEPDGPKTTFIVIECPNEEYINSLVNHPAFSKYQQPIIKEENEICAIFHFTPEEIYNDVRYQNWIEKFPFETEHIIFNEDNTCMSSEAVHKNQYLLHMLHSEIFPLLSTDCFKENKKTKSDYIHRARALQTIKVRPVLEALVTTDIHQRQSVYLQELYKIPDIEDKLKELKIAIDAKKEELNLTNTSDYPKIVMLGTGCSVPSKVRNTSGILLRIDEGTSILLDCGEGTLGQIIRFYGYSECDQILRTIKAIYVSHIHADHHLGLIGILLRRKKLTNDKLFLLVPTQIMSWLNFYNNRFQCISDQYALINNYDLYLNACQLSTSFQLTLYKTLNVKDINTIFVNHCKYAYGIAITLKDDKKIVYSGDTMFCRNLITLGQNCDLLIHEATMDDGRESLAKRKLHSTTSEAINAGKHMNAKFTLLTHFSQRYSKIPAIPEQGLNVGLAYDFMEIKLPQLPLLPLFYPSLKVMFEVYNKVEN from the exons GAACTCAACGTCTATGTCAAGAACATCGTTGTAGATTATCTAAGATGGATCACATATTTTTAACAAGTCTTAATTGGAAGAATGTGGGGGGACTAGTAGGTTTAATATTAACTGCACAAGATAATGGAGTATCACATGTAAATATTCATGCTCCTGAAGGAATAGAAACCTTTGTAGATACAGTTAAATCATTTATATctttaaataatatgaaaatttcttaCCCTTCTATCACTACATCAGAACCATTTAAAGATAATATAATGACAATTCATTATGTTCCATTAACAAAATCTTTAAAAGATACTGAGGAAAATATAGATGAAAATCAATATGAATTAAATACAAATGGTAAAAGACTTACAAATAGTGAAACAAGCATGGAAAATTATATCAATACAGGAAAAAGGATAAAAATTGCTCCAGAAGTAGTGTGTTATATTTGTGAAGTTCACCCAAAACGtggaaaattattaatagataAATGTTTAGAATATGGTATAGAAGCTGGTCCAGAGAGGAGATTGTTAAAAGACGGAGGAAGCATTACTAAAGAAGATGGAACAGTTATTGAAAGCAAAGATGTTTGTGAACCTGATGGTCCAAAAACTACTTTTATAG TTATAGAGTGCCCAAATgaagaatatataaattctcTAGTAAATCACCCTGCTTTTTCAAAATATCAACAACcaataataaaagaagaaaacgaAATTTGTGCTATATTTCATTTCACTCCGGAAGAAATTTACAATGATGTACGATATCAAAATTGGATAGAAAAATTTCCATTTGAAACAgaacatataatttttaatgaggACAATACTTGTATGAGTAGTGAAGCTGTTCATAAGAATCAATATTTGTTACATATGTTGCATTCTGAAATATTTCCCTTATTGAGTACGGATTgctttaaagaaaataaaaag aCAAAAAGTGATTATATTCATCGTGCTAGAGCACTACAAACAATAAAAGTACGTCCAGTACTTGAGGCTTTAGTTACTACTGATATTCATCAAAGACAAAGTGTGTACCTACAAGaactttataaaattcctgACATTGAAGACAAGTTAAAGGAATTGAAAATTGCTATTGACGCAAAGAAAGAAGAGCTTAATTTAACTAACACTTCCGATTATCCAAAAATTGTAATGTTAGGTACTGGTTGCAGTGTGCCAAGTAAAGTTAGAAATACAAGTGGTATTCTTTTAAGAATTGATGAAGGTACTAGTATCTTGTTGGATTGTGGAGAAGGTACCCTTGGCCAGATAATTAGGTTTTATGGATATTCAGAATGTGATCAAATTTTACGTACTATTAAG gcgattTATGTATCTCATATACACGCAGATCATCACTTAGGTCTTATTGGTATATTGTTAAGGAGAAAAAAGTTAAcaaatgataaattatttttactagtaCCGACGCAAATAATGTCTTGGTTGAATTTCTACAATAATCGATTTCAGTGTATTTCAGACCAATATGCTCTAATCAATAATTATGATTTGTATTTAAACGCCTGTCAATTGTCTACATCTTTCCAACTAACATTATACAAAACATTGAACGTTAAAGATATTAATACTATTTTTGTTAATCACTGTAAATATGCATATGGTATTGCAATTACCCTAAAAGATGATAAAAAGATTGTTTATAG CGGTGACACTATGTTTTGTAGAAATCTTATAACATTGGGTCAAAATTGTGATTTATTGATACATGAAGCGACAATGGACGATGGTCGTGAATCTTTGGCAAAACGTAAACTTCATTCAACGACATCTGAAGCGATAAATGCTGGAAAACATATGAATGCAAAATTCACTTTATTAACACATTTTAGTCAACGTTATTCAAAGATTCCTGCTATTCCAGAACAAGGATTAAATGTAGGACTTGCTTACGATTTTATGGAGATTAAATTACCACAACTACCATTGTTACCTCTTTTTTATCCAAGTTTGAAAGTGATGTTTGAGGTGTATAATAAAGTAGAGAATTGA
- the singed gene encoding fascin domain-containing protein singed, with protein MMQANGSENIGSENANEKTGWTVGLINGKFKYLTAETFGFKINANGSSLKKKQLWTLEGSEQQVFLRSHLDRYLAVDQFGNVTCEAEDPSDPGCAFQIQLASDGSGRWALKNIQRGYFLGSSQDELKCTAKAPGEAEYWLVHLAARPQVNLKSAGRKRFAHLSATQDEIHVDAPVPWGEDTLFTLEFRPSSIEDDGPEHTKFEGGHYALHTCNNKYLARDGKLLDSCTRDCLYAAEFHAGLLALRDLYGAYLAPIGSKAVLKSRSTTVTRDELFSLEESLPQASFVAALNQRYVSVKQGVDVTANQDEISGHETFQLEFDRVTKRWYIRTMQDRYWSLEAGGGIQASEHKRSSNALFDLIWQSEDGTVALRANNGKFLATKRSGHLYANADSVNGLDSDVSKYYFYLMNRPVLVLRCEQGFVGPKSASSPKLECNKAIYETIRVERCERGIVRFKGQNNKYWHADSEGVTVDSDVPSDGFYLELREPSRICIKHIDGRYLTAGKNGALRLGETDYESATKWEF; from the exons ATGATGCAGGCGAACGGTTCTGAGAATATTGGTTCTGAAAATGCGAACGAAAAAACGGGATGGacg gtCGGATTAATAAATGGAAAGTTTAAGTACCTTACAGCTGAAACTTTTGgatttaaaataaatgcaaatggCTCAAGTTTGAAGAAAAAGCAATTGTGGACTTTAGAAGGTAGCGAGCAGCAAGTGTTCCTCCGATCCCATTTAGATCGTTATTTGGCAGTGGATCAATTTGGAAATGTTACCTGTGAAGCAGAAGATCCTAGTGATCCTGGTTGTGCTTTTCAAATTCAACTAGCTTCTGatg gaaGTGGAAGATGGGCTTTAAAAAACATTCAAAGGGGATATTTCCTGGGTTCGAGTCAAGATGAACTTAAATGTACAGCCAAAGCTCCAGGTGAAGCTGAATATTGGCTTGTACATCTTGCTGCTAGACcccaa GTAAATTTAAAATCTGCTGGAAGAAAACGTTTTGCTCATTTAAGTGCAACACAAGATGAAATTCATGTAGACGCACCAGTTCCTTGGGGAGAAGATACACTTTTTACTTTAGAATTTCGTCCTTCTTCAATAGAAGATGATGGTCCAGAACATACTAAATTTGAAGGTGGTCATTATGCTCTTCAtacttgtaataataaatatcttgCACGCGATGGAAAACTCCTAGATTCTTGTACAAGAGATTGCCTTTATGCGGCTGAGTTCCATGCTGGATTACTTGCACTCAG AGATTTGTATGGCGCATATTTGGCACCCATTGGAAGCAAAGCTGTATTAAAATCGAGATCAACAACAGTAACGAGAGATGAATTATTTTCTTTAGAAGAATCACTACCGCAAGCTTCTTTTGTTGCTGCTTTAAATCAACGATACGTTTCTGTAAAACAAG GAGTTGATGTGACAGCTAATCAAGATGAGATTTCTGGCCATGAAACTTTCCAACTGGAATTTGATCGTGTAACTAAACGGTGGTACATACGTACCATGCAAGATCGTTACTGGAGTCTTGAAGCTGGTGGAGGAATCCAAGCATCAGAGCACAAACGTTCTTCTAACGCTTTATTTGATTTGATCTGGCAATCAGAGGACGGTACAGTAGCTTTGCGTGCTAACAATGGAAAATTCTTAGCAACAAAGCGTTCTGGACATCTCTATGCTAATGCGGATTCTGTAAATGGATTGGATTCAGATGTTAGCAAATATTATTTCTACTTAATGAACAGACCTGTTTTAGTTCTACGTTGTGAACAAGGATTTGTAGGACCTAAAAGTGCATCTAGTCCAAAGTTAGAATGCAATAAAGCTATCTATGAGACTATCAGAGTAGAAAGATGTGAACGCGGAATTGTTAGATTTAAAG GCCAAAATAACAAGTACTGGCATGCAGATAGCGAAGGTGTAACTGTGGATTCTGATGTACCTTCTGATGGCTTTTATTTGGAATTACGAGAACCTTCTCGAATTTGTATTAAACACATTGATGGAAGATACCTTACTGCTGGAAAGAATGGAGCATTGCGTCTTGGAGAAACAGATTATGAGTCTGCTACAAAATGGGAATTTTAA